The nucleotide window tctttccacctctcttcatccctttttctttctgtcactcactctttctcctctccaaatctctctctctatctgtctttccCGTCATCACCTATCAATCCTCTTAGTTACACTTTCCAGTTTACTGGATGTATATCTCTCTATGGATTAACAGGGTTGACAGCTTGTTAAATTCTCCATAGAATATGAGACAGTGGGCCAATGCCAGCTACCGTATGAGGGGGCGTGGTGGTTACAGGCGGGGCTATAAGATAAGTGGGAAAAGCTGGATGAGCGTGAACGTTGGATGTCATCGTTTTTCAAATTTTAGAGATAAaatagactggtgtgtgtgtgtgtgtggtagacagTCATACAGGATCAGAAGCTGCTATAGTCTATGCCCTTATCAGACTGGGCCAAGCTGCTGTGAGGTCACAAGGCCTCATTGCTCCATGAGGGCACCATTGTTAGAATGCTGTCTAAAACCAACATCCAACAAAGTcctgaaatccacaaacagcAATGTTGTCATTTATCAAGCTTTACTGCCTTTCCAGTAATGCCCTGCTGGCAGTTCCTTTCCTGGGGTTGGATCACCAGATGGTTTCTAAGAGACTATCTCTCCTGGTTTTGCAGCCAGTCAGAGTAAATGTTTGGAGTGGGAGGGCTGGGTGAGCTCGGTGTGTGGATGGTCTCCTGCAGAGTGGtacggtgagggagtcagtgtttacagtgtgtattGGGAAAGATGCCAGTGCTTGTTCTCTGAGAAGCAGACCAAATCTCCAGAATTAACAGGGATGTGATCAGTGGTGTTGTCAATGTTTGTCAATACTAATGTGCACTGCATGGTCATTGTGGTCCGTACTAAATAGCACTGCGTGGTCAGCGTGGCTGGATGATGTGGTGAGTGTAGGACCgggagagacagcagacagagggAGCATGTCCTCCGGTCTGCACAGAACAAGCCAAACAGCAGATGAGTCACAAGCAAAATGAATGTCAGTCGAAACATCGCGTGTCGTCGAGAAGCACTTAGAGTTCTTTCTGTTAGTTCTAGAAGCCTTCAGGGTTCTGGCTGTGCTATTTTGTAACCTCAAGGGTTCAGTCTGTGGGTTCTAGAAGCCTCCAGGGTATCATTATGTTCTAGAAGATTCAGGGTTTTACCGAGCCCAGTCCCaatgctgtttttgttttttccacaatattttaatttaatttatttgattatttatatatttgttttcattttggTGCATTATTAAATGTTATGTAAGCGTTGACATCATacataataatgtttttgtttttcatctATTTATAAACACTGCTGCCTGAATAACAGAGTTAAGAGTCCTTTAGCATCTAATACTGAAGGCTATACTACTTCAAAAAGAGCACTCATTAAGTCAATACCAAGTGCTCCAGCCTTGTCATAGCCAGTGTGAAGTGCAATCTAAATGCTCCATTAAACTTGCAGCTTTCATCCTCAGCCACTCCTGCTACAAACCCTCTGATCAGTCTGTCCATCTTTCCGTCCGTCCatcggtctgtctgtccgtctgtggaTCTTTCAAGCAATTGTAGTTTGATTTGATTGGACGATCACACTTGTAAGACCGGTCCAGACCGGTCCAGACCAGTCCAGTGGTTTCATGGCACAGGGTCCAAAACGCTTCAAGATCAGTCAAAGTGTTTGACCGTTGTTCCAAATGAACGTGGTTTTCTTGTCTTAGCTTTATAATATAAAGTAGACCTCTACTTGGAGGTTGATTTGTAAAGCAGACAAGATAGAACGTGATTAAGGATTAGTATGGATTAGGGCTAGATTAATGGTCTTTGTTTCAGACAGGGGTTTGTTACTGTGGAGTCCCCctcacaccaaagctgtataCTGTCTGGGTGGTAGAATGTCTCACGAAAAACAAACAATGTTTGTTTTCGAAAGGGTAGAAAATGTTACGTTGAATGGAGAGGACCCCAGGCTGCTAAATGTACCTTGTTGTTGAATTAAAAGTAAATTAGGCATCTCTAAATACCAGCCGTCACCATTAGGTAGGAAACAATTATCAGACTCCAGGCTCTGTGTACCTTATTTCTCCTGTAAGACAGGAGGCATTAGCAATGCTGGCCTTTTGTGATACAAACTGATGCCAGTATTTGATAACAGCAGAAAACAACATATTCAAAATGCTGTGATTAAAAACACAAAGTCAAATCATATGTTACACGTGTGAGAAACACCCATTTCAGTTTAAAGGCCAAGCCTTGTGAAGACGAGCTTGTGTTTCTAACAGCCCGGAGGGTGGCCTGTGAGTAATGTTTTTAGTCAACTcatgcacacagatacacacaagcatgcacacacaagcacatacacacacacccacacttaccACACTTGCAAGCACACAAGCTGCTGCCTCCTGCCCACCAGCCTTGGCAGACTCTGTGTAGCTGTTTGGCTGAGTATCCCAGTAAAGACAAGCTGGCACAGCACCCATCTCTGTCTTCACCCAGTGGACCAGGATGAGAGGGGCAAAATTGGGAGGAAAACCATACCAACCCTGGCGCTGactccatccccccatctccagccctcagccccagcTTGAGCCCATCTATATCTCTAGCCTCAGCTCCACACCCTGGCCCTGACTCTagtccccagcccagcccccagcACAAGCTCCAGACCTAGGCCCTGACTCCAGCCCCAACTCCCAGCTCCAGCCCATGGCCCTGACTCCAAtcccatctccagcccccaAAATAAGCTCCGGACCTTGGACCTgactccagctccagcccccagctccagGCCTTGACTCCAGCTCCAGCCACCAGCCTGTCCCAGCTGGAGTCTGAGTTCCCTCTCCCCTGGCCAAGCctacctctccccagccctcctctctccatataaccccccccgaccccccttctTTCCGTGCTCTAGCAGGCCTGACCCAGGTGTTAGTACTGATTACTGGTATAAAAAGAGTCCATCCCAGACCAGGAATAGCCCAGTGTTGACTAAGGGAGTTTGATTGAATTCTAAATCGTGTGACATCCAAGCCTGTGATTATCATCTAGTAAACTGATGGTGAGGGCAGGGCACCATCTGCTAAATGGGGGGGCTCTGGCTGTTTGTCactgggtgtgcgtgcgtgtgacggtgtgtgttgtctaaagtgtaagagagaaagagagagaaaaaacagagaAACTGAAAGGGTGTGATAGTGGTGATGAAGGTGGTAGACATGTCCAACTGACAGTTATAATATCAGCAGTCTAAATTCATACATCCAGTAGCTGGCGGCCAGAATGAGGTTACTGTTCACATCCTGTCCCAGCCCTGTCCTAACCCCCTCAACGCTTGCTGCCAAACACAACCTGAAATAGATCTGGAGCAGTGGTGAAGGGGCCTGAAGAAAACATAAGAATgtgaaaatggtgtgtgtgtgcgtatgggaAGATGGGATGAATGTCATCTCAACATCAATAAACTTTGAGGATAGGGTATTTGAGTCATTACAAACATTCCCAGACACAGGCATCAGTTATACAGAAGAAAGTCCATTACTTCTACATGGAAGTTTTTAGATGAGTGTGGGTACAACAACACTAGTTGGGTCCCCTTCATTTTGGTCCCACATTTTTACATAGCTCTAAATAAATGAGTTTTACATTGAGATCAGTCCCTCACCTTGTAACAGTCTAAGAATCAGCCCTCTGCTGGTCCGATTGTGCACTGCATCCTATACAGCGAAGGAAACCACAGCAACCAGTCACTTGGTGTGTGTCCCAGATATGtagcccacccccctccctgacaACGGACTCACAGCAAGAGAGCAAAGTGCAAATGCCAGGCAGGTACAGCTGTCAGACCAGGTGATGGATACCAGGACAGTTTTTCCATCCACAAAACCCCCCAGGCCTCGCAGAATCTACAAAAACACAGGTCTTCAGTGTAGGATCTGTTGTCCTGCCCTGGGTCTTTTACAAAGCAGCAGCTTTAAGGCAGGAGGAAGGAAGGCGTGAACGTTCACTTTACACGTGTCCATACAGTCGGACATTCATTTCCCTCGCAGGCTGGTTATTCCGGGAACACAATGAAACattaatgttttgtgtgtgtgtgtgtatgtgcgttgtgtgtgtgtatctccttACCTGCAGGCTATGCTATGAGGACAGGCTCCAGAGATGACTGATGTGGAGCCTGTTGTCACCGACTTTGCGTCCACGAGCCGTACGGGCCGCCGTAACGCCCTGCCCGACATCCTAGGCTCCAACGCTGCAGCGGCCACTGCGGACCTGCCCGACAAGCTGGCAGAGCTCTCCGTGGCAGGTGGGTGGATTCATGACATACGTGTTTAAACATAAAATAAACAACTTGTAGCTGGTTGCATTTAAAtgatgtgagacacacacagtgagatatACAGTAAATCCTTGTTAATTGTATAACATGTACACAGGATTCATTACATACAGTATGAACAGTGGGGCCGGATCAGGGTTCATGCTAATCAGCAGCAATAGATTTCAATACATTTTGCTTTTGGTGGATTGTGAAGTCTGTCTGTTCATGTGTTCAGTGAAGCAGATGCTGTCCGTGTACAGTATGGATGATGGAGTGTCTGAGTCACACTACAGAGATAAgcgattacacacacacttaggcaAAGGGCTGAGTGCTCCTCAGAACTCCTGTGatcacacacattgacacaaacacacacacacaccacaccatctCCACCACTGTCACCCTAGAACCATTAGCTGCAGTCTGCCTGTCAGCCTAAACAGTTGTCATTCACCAGGTTGGCTGTagagaggaggccagctgaaaccACCTGAATGGAAATCAGCAAATGCTTTTAGAGAGCCTTAATGGAggcaagagaggagaagaatatCAGATAGGCTACTGTTAGTCATCACTGCTCACTAGCCTCTGAGCACAGAACAcaactgggaggagggagagagagagagagagagagggagagagggagagagggagagagagagagcggggggagggagggagagagagagagagagagagagagagagagagagagagagagagagagagagagagagagagagaggttgggatAGAGAGAAAATTACTCTACCTTGTAGGCTTGGTTAAGAGGAGATGATCAAGGTTTTGCAGGTTTTTGTTCTCCTTTTTTCAATCTATTTCACAACAcccccaacaaacacacatttaaaacaatTTGCTAAGCGGATCAAGGACAGATACGATAACCAAATTGCACAATAACTGCTTGTTGTGGAGGCCAGTACATGCACACTGTGAAGAAAAGATGGAAATTAAGTTTGGGTTGTGGAGATCATTTTAATTTCCTTTctttttgtgggggttttcacaaaccataactCCCATtgtaaattgttttgttttacataccacatacaggcacacacacacacacacacagaagccccTCTGCCTGGtttctgttctgctctgtgtcTTATTTGTAGAGGGATatagtgttacagtgtgtgggggggtaggacccaaacgcaggagaGGTAGCCAGTCATAGCATCAAACAAGGGTTTATttttgaaacaggaaacagacagagtactcacagtaacaagtgtaaggacaagacaaagactggacacaaaacaggaacctaaatacatagaaccaaacaagacacaggtggacataAGACCAATGAGAACTGAAACCACTCAACGAGAagcaggtgaagacaatgacagacacagggaaacactcGGGCAGGGCAAAAACAACAAGGGGGCACAGCCATGACATTTGGATGCTGTCGATGTGACATGTTGAGACACATCTTCAGatggagtaaaaaaaaacaggctTTAGCCTGCTCGAGCAACAACATACATTTGTATTAAAgcctgagtgtgttgtgtgttatgtgtgttatgtgtgttatgtgtatgttatgtgtgtgttatgtcagGGTTTTGTGCATCAGAGAATGTAACTATTTACCAGACAAACAGAATGAATGAGAGAACGTAAAAAGAAAAACCTTGTCCTgatctggggagtcaggtggctgagcagtgagggagtcgggctagtaatccggaggttgccaattcgattcccggtcatgccaactgacgttgtgtccttgggcaaggcacttcaccctacttgcctcgggggaatgtccctgtacttactgtaagtcgctctggataagagcgtctgctaaatgaataaatgtaaatgtaatgtaaatgatcttCCCACCTAACacagccaggagaggagagctctGACAGCAGCTGGTTTCTGGGAAATGACTGTCTACACTTCAAGAATAGGGCTCTGTCGAGCCACAAAGAGGCTTGTTCCTTTAGTCAGCATTCGATATCAGAAAGAATGTAATGATGAAATTGTTGGTGAGACAGAAGTGCTGATTTGGTGTTTTTGGATGAAAGCCTCTGCTTGATGATGTGACTGGAAATATAAGCAACTATAAGGGAAGGCGACAGGGGAAATGGTTACTGTGGAATTGTGGCTAATTGTGGCGAGTTCTCCTCCGGGTGTTTTCCAGAtgatgcagagggagggggagaggggccatCCGGTAGCCCGCCCAAGACCCCCGCCGATGGGGAGGAGAAGGCTGAGGGGACGTAGTAGGGATGGAGCTCTGGATCACTGGAGGACTGACTACCTGAGAGGATGGACTGACTGATGGTAGGATTGACAGACGGACGCATGGATGTACAGATGGATGGAGAATGATGCAGACTCTCTATCATGGGCCTATTCTCCAcagaccccaccccctccctcccccaccccctccctcccccagcactcCCCATTGACCAGACAACTGTAACAGCTTCATGTGCCGTGCTATGCAACATCAGGACGCTCTACAAGCCAGACTGGAGAGTGGGTTGTTGAGGAAGGGATGAAGACATAGAAGGAGGAAAGGAACGAATTGAGGATGGAAGGattgaaggaaggaaagagaataTGTTGCTTGCAAGGAGGAAGAGCTGTTGTCTTTTTTTAATCAGTTTTAAGGTATCCATGGTTACCTCTGGCTCACGATTTGTTTGTGAATAATCAATGATTCTGCATCTGCCCTGTTTCTATGTTAGCATAATATGCAGTCTAATTGGTGAACAACATTGGTCAAACAAGATTATGGCCATGATTAATGTCATTGATGGTTTGGCGGGAGCAGGGCTGGTCTTGTGTATAATAATGTGGGGTTGTTCCAGTCACAGCGTTCTTTCAGAATGTCTCCATGTAGTTGTGGGAATCTCTCTTTTTTGCACAACAAAAGTATAAAACATTCCATTTGGTGATGTAAGTACATTTTTATCTTATAATCGTTGTTTAATAGTGTGCTAAAGTGCAGCCTCTACCTTGTGAGTGTTTTTTACTGTTAAAAAAAGAGATGTGTTGCTGACAACTGATTTATTAGAAGTAATGAAGAGTTATATGTGTATTTTCATTCTGTATATAGAATTTTACATTACTGTTACATTCGCCGCCCTGTACAGATTCATTTCAACATTCACTAATAAACAATATTCTCTATGTACCAACGCTGTCAGGCTGTTTCTGTCGTTGGCCCCATAGTTTGTTCATCAGAACCATCAGGAGATATACATCCTAGTTGTATTAATGTAATAGCCTGCTGCTTAAATTGTTGTAGACTAGGCCACGTTTGTGAGATGCTTCTACCTTCATTGCAATTGAGTTGTTTGTGTTGCGTGAGTAGTTTCAACAGAAGGGGGCAGCAAACACATTTTACAACAATATCACGCCGCTTGTCAGTCcccaaattattatttttttaatttaaaattCGAATTTGGACAAATAATTGATATGATATATGAAGTCTTActgtatgtaggcctattgaaaGTGACAATTTGACAATTCGAAACTGGTCTTAATACAGTAGGCTAAACATAAATTGTGGATCATTTCATGACAAACCTTTCTCTTTTAGAGTCCTAATAATCTTGTAGGTTTTGGTTATCTCGTAAATACCGACAATAGTAGAAGGCCTATTACCTTTTTGTTTTACTCAGATGAAATCAAATTGGCGATTAATGTGGTTATTCACCTTGCTTAAAAGAAATGGCCTACAATTGCACTTAAACCCCATGAAAGTTCCAATTGTGTTCTGAATGCAGACAGCCTCGGGGTCTGACTAGGAATATTGTATTTGACATAGACAAAGAACTGTCAAACTAACTCAGATTCCGGATGGGCGGTTTCTCCCGTTCCTTACCCTCCTCTTGTCATTTTATCTAATGTCCCAAATTTGGTTTTATACTCATGTTGATGTTGATAGTGAAAATTGTAGCTAGACTGCACTAATACAAACATTTATAATCTCCACTAAGCTGTATTGCACAAACATGGATAACATTTAGTAATTCGCGTAATATTTCGTAATTGTGTTAAGATCCCGGCCTGACCCCAAACTCAGGGTATTGGGGCGTAAAACATTCAAGCTTTCCACACCAATCACAAGGCAGGTAGTTTTTTCTGAGCCAATGGGAACTTCAACCCCACCCATAAACGCGCATATTAAACAGTCCCAGAATGATATTGTAGGTGCACTGGAGAGAACTCAGTAGTCTTTGCATCACCGCTCAAACTTTACCTCCGCTATCCTCCAACTCCTTTAACCACCAACATGGTCGATACCTTCTGTGCCACCTGGAAACTGGTCGACAGTGAAAACTTCGACGAATACATGAAAGCACTTggtaagcatttttttttttataattagaCTGTCTCAGGCCAACCCAAATAAATATCAGAATCTGTAGGAAACTACATGATAATGAATAAATAATTACATTCATCTGAATCAATTAgacattacttttttttttaaacaggtgaAACAATAGTCTCAAACATGatttgactttactttgacaGGTGTTGGTTTCGCGACGAGGCAGGTTGGCAACGTAACCAAGCCAACGGTCGTCATCGCCAAGGAGGGTGATAAGGTTGTCATCAAGACCCAGAGCACCTTCAAAAACACCGAGATCTCTTTCAAACTGGGCGAGGAGTTCGATGAGAGCACCGCAGATG belongs to Osmerus mordax isolate fOsmMor3 chromosome 8, fOsmMor3.pri, whole genome shotgun sequence and includes:
- the fabp7b gene encoding fatty acid binding protein 7, brain, b, whose product is MVDTFCATWKLVDSENFDEYMKALGVGFATRQVGNVTKPTVVIAKEGDKVVIKTQSTFKNTEISFKLGEEFDESTADDRNCKSTVTMDGDKLVHVQKWDGKETTFVRELKDGKLVMNLKFEDIVAVRTYEKA
- the pkib gene encoding cAMP-dependent protein kinase inhibitor beta, whose protein sequence is MTDVEPVVTDFASTSRTGRRNALPDILGSNAAAATADLPDKLAELSVADDAEGGGEGPSGSPPKTPADGEEKAEGT